ACAGCCCGGAGGCCGAATTTCGAAGGACGCAGCTCAACAGGATCAGGATCGGCCGAGCGCATGTGAAAGGCGCCGCAATGGCTGTCGCCAAACGGTCTTGTTAGATGATCCCAAGCCCCCAAGCGAGATATTTTTGACTGCGACTTCTTCTGAAGCTACATTTGAGTCCGTCCTTACAACATTCAACTTGTAAAATGATTGTGCTGACAAAAAGAACGAAATCAAATGGGCTTCGTCGTTAAAAATCATTCACTGCGTTGCTTTGAGGACCTGTGATGTCATTTCGGTGAAAAACGAGAGATCCTGGGGCACATTCTAACCAGGCCTCCATGTCTACTCTCTGTGTGTTTTACGTCAAGTAAACGCTGGTATATGagcgacaacaacaacaaactggcGGGAATGCAGGTCTTAATGATTTGAAGATTTCTGTTAGAAACATGTCCGAGACGAAAACGAACGAATGGAATGTTCCAAGCAGTGATGATGAGGTCAGTATCTGTGAAGACGGACAAAATCTGGAAGATGAAAGGTTGAAAATTCCTTTGAAAGTTCTGCTTCTCTACAGCGAAATCGAAAAGAGGGGTTTTATTGAACTCAAAGTAAAAGAGTTTAGAGACGATACAAAACAGAGGGAGGTTCAATCGTCTGCTTTGTCAAAAGAGGTAGAAAGTCAGAAATTACACACTCCAGCTGACAatgaaacaaagcaaagcaaggAAGTTGAAGAGACGGCCTCTGCTGGAAAATTGATCATCGAGAAATTAGACAAGTGAGTAGCTGCGGTGTTAAGGCATTTTGCCACTGGTAAGACTCGCTATAGAATTTCTGGCTATTAAAAGCCTCATCAAACATCTATGTGTATATACACTTGGTAGAAAACTAGTCTAGCCATAGAAAAACCTCTTGGCAGCGTAGAGAATCTGCTGATGGGTTGGTTCAGGATTAACTGGGTATGAACCCCATCACCAAAGGAGTACGGCCTGAGTATTAGCTACGCATATCATGTTCTTCTAAATGGGTACGAACCCTTGTTTCTTTGGGTTTGGGGCCATAGACAACTATGTCCCCAGAGCCTGAAAAGACTTGGGTCTTGGCCAGTTGCTTCAACCTTAAGCTGGCTGTATAAtaatttcactgattgcttGCACAGTGCTGTAGTTTTGTCATATTGGGTCAAGTCCCCCAAAGGTGTAGTATTAACACAATCTCCCAAACTTAGTGCTTAGCCCACTTTTTGTCCAACCTGTGTGTATCATTACCTGTAAAAACGGCTAAAATTATGCAGTTTGTACTatccaatttttttgttgtgtcAATGTGCCtttagaggggggggggggaggaggaacagaatagggaggagggagaaatggcccaaaaaaagttgggaggagggagaaaaagaaaagttgggaGTAGGGAGAATTGAACTGGATGGACCTGGAtgaggaaataattattttatctcAAAAAGTAgagaggagggagaaattggctcagaaagtggggagaagggagatttactcccctgttcctcccccctccctTTTAGAAAGGCATTGGACTGGATGGCAGATGAATACTTTAAATGTTGGAAGTTGCTGCATACATAATTATTCCTTATATTTTTACTGCTTTACAGGACACCTGAACCATCTGCTTTTGACTACGCGGAGGAATCTATAGATGAAACATCACATATGACAAGGAAAATTCCTAAAACAGGTTTGGTTTACATTTGTTTTAAGATGCCTCACTGAAACACATGCCTAAGTATCACTTATTTTCTTGCGAGTTAATTTtcgcaatttaaaattttttgtgaaattaaagTCCAGCAGAAAAAAGGTTGCCTTGAAGATCACAGGTGCAAAATTAAGTGACCTGCGTAATGGTATGGGAATGAATttaaattgctggttttcagagtcacgccattcagaataaatcaaataataaaactgttcaatagataaagtccagaatcagagaaaagaaagaaggtaactatgcaaatactctcgccaaaattcaggtcacagcaaatttTCTAATGGAAGATATGCAGAGAAactttttacccaaatttatagagatttgtatggagacccCATGCTGGTGCCCAtcatgtgaaaaccggcaataGCACATTTCCTTTGTGCATATATTCAAATGCTGAAAGGATTGATTTATGGGGAAGATCAGACGTCAGCATATACAGGCGCTGCTGGCAGCCACTATCAGTCTATTAGGGACCTCAGCCCGCATATGAATGAATGAGGACTGACCACAAAAGCAGGAGCGCCATGCCCTACTCTtaacgaatagtgtgtgggttcttttatgtCCCACAAGGTTGTGTAAACAGTGAAGAGTTGTGAGATGGGGCCTATGGTTTtaagtccttatctgagaagacttgaaagtttaACCACTTGCAGGTGTAATTACAAAGGAAGCCCTTTCTCCTCAGGTATTTTAAggccctgagtgttggtctggcggCAGGCAAACTCACAACCTCCTGATGCGTGCTCAAGataaaaaccaaacaatattattgctgtttttttttctttttttccaagattttattcaattatgagattcaaggaaaattcattacctgactcATGAATTCCATGTAAAATGGCACTTGAAAACCGATATCGGTTTTGGCATGCAATTTAATGCGTAATTCcctcgtcaggtaatgaattttcctaTAGTATACGTACGAGAAGAAGGGTATATTCAACGCATGTCCTTATTCCCCATCATCTGACTCATCTTGATGAATTAGTTCCTGTAACACTTGCAATCCTTATCTAAAGGCTATTATTGGCAGTGCCATAAAGTTAAATAGTGGCACGGTTGCTCATATCAGTGCACTTTTAAAAGACGTTATGTTGTGACATGTTGAAAATTTCAGCCAGTTGCTAGTTCACCATTTCTACTCCCTTGTGGTTAAATAAAATACAGAAATTGAAGTTTAAAAAATGGTCTCCATTTAGTTGATTTGTGAAATTGAATCACCTTGAAAAACAGTGGTTtgtcaaaattgcaaaatttaagTCCTGCAAAATATTACTATTCCAAGTTTGTGAAATTAAAGTTGCATGAAAATGAGTGATAATAAGGTAATAATAGTTAtatagtaattattatattgAGCAACTAGACCTGACTTTCACTGCTATTATTGATGCAATTCCATAGGTCCATGTGAACAGCATTACATGGATTTGGGACTGATTTGCCTTGTATAGAGGTTATAATATCATTGTAACTTGGAAAATTTGGAAAATGATCTTAGCACCCATACAGGAAATTAACTGGCAAAAGTAAGGTCATTAAGCTACAACGTAGGTACACGTGACTTTGTCCTGCCACACTGGTTGGACTGACGTTGCCTGCATGAGTGCATTCTCTGAAGCCTCTTTGAGCTCAAAGTACATTGGAATTACTTTAGTATGGAGCTGGTAATGTAAATCACAAGTGTGCAATCTAGTGCAAGGTGTTGTAATAATTATGCTCCTTCAGTCATAAATTGTACATTTGCTTCACACTAGCAAGACTCTTTTCTTTGAAACTTTCAGAGcgctttcaaagaaaaagagttgGAACACTAGAAAATGTCATATCTGACCTTAAAAGGTTTAGAGACATGAATAACAAAGGTGATGGTGAGACTAATAACAAGTTTATGTAAGAAGAAGATGCTTCCAAGACAATTATCAAGGGTTCAACTGAAGAAGAGCTTGAGATTAGGAATGTTGACAGAGTGTgataaagaaatatatatagttaataatttttaatgccATACACTTCCTGACGTCATAAACACATATTTTATTAGCATTTTATATTCTGGTGGTTCTGATCATCATGGAGAGGTAGGCCCTGAAAAGAACTGTTATTGAATACAAAATTTTTGTCCCAAGTTAATTTATTGTCAAAACAATTAACAGTTATTATTCCTTGAAAGtaaggtgaatagtggcagaacaTTTAGTGAGCCGTGAAGTGGCGAGGTAAATATTTCTCCACTattcaattatttgttttagtaTACGGTAATTACACAATTGAAGTGATTTCAACAAGCTTATCATGTGCTGAAGAAAACCATTCATAGTCAATTTGACATCTCAAAATGCAAGTTTGTGATGACTGTTTCGTTTTGTTTAAATCATGCATGATTCACTCCTTTAGGTGTGAGTAATGCTCAATAATTACTGATATAACAAAcaaatcagattgcttgaaacaccaagatcactatGTGAGTTCATACCAACAATCCTTTCCAGGAACAACTTCCTCCAACATGATGGTCGAATTCTTCAAAGATACAGTGTAAATGAATGTGCATCCCTGACTATNNNNNNNNNNNNNNNNNNNNNNNNNNNNNNNNNNNNNNNNNNNNNNNNNNNNNNNNNNNNNNNNNNNNNNNNNNNNNNNNNNNNNNNNNNNNNNNNNNNNNNNNNNNNNNNNNNNNNNNNNNNNNNNNNNNNNNNNNNNNNNNNNNNNNNNNNNNNNNNNNNNNNNNNNNNNNNNNNNNNNNNNNNNNNNNNNNNNNNNNNNNNNNNNNNNNNNNNNNNNNNNNNNNNNNNNNNNNNNNNNNNNNNNNNNNNNNNNNNNNNNNNNNNNNNNNNNNNNNNNNNNNNNNNNNNNNNNNNNNNNNNNNNNNNNNNNNNNNNNNNNNNNNNNNNNNNNNNNNNNNNNNNNNNNNNNNNNNNNNNNNNNNNNNNNNNNNNNNNNNNNNNNNNNNNNNNNNNNNNNNNNNNNNNNNNNNNNNNNNNNNNNNNNNNNNNNNNNNNNNNNNNNNNNNNNNNNNNNNNNNNNNNNNNNNNNNNNNNNNNNNNNNNNNNNNNNNNNNNNNNNNNNNNNNNNNNNNNNNNNNNNNNNNNNNNNNNNNNNNNNNNNNNNNNNNNNNNNNNNNNNNNNNNNNNNNNNNNNNNNNNNNNNNNNNNNNNNNNNNNNNNNNNNNNNNNNNNNNNNNNNNNNNNNNNNNNNNNNNNNNNNNNNNNNNNNNNNNNNNNNNNNNNNNNNNNNNNNNNNNNNNNNNNNNNNNNNNNNNNNNNNNNNNNNNNNNNNNNNNNNNNNNNNNNNNNNNNNNNNNNNNNNNNNNNNNNNNNNNNNNNNNNNNNNNNNNNNNNNNNNNNNNNNNNNNNNNNNNNNNNNNNNNNNNNNNNNNNNNNNNNNNNNNNNNNNNNNNNNNNNNNNNNNNNNNNNNNNNNNNNNNNNNNNNNNNNNNNNNNNNNNNNNNNNNNNNNNNNNNNNNNNNNNNNNNNNNNNNNNNNNNNNNNNNNNNNNNNNNNNNNNNNNNNNNNNNNNNNNNNNNNNNNNNNNNNNNNNNNNNNNNNNNNNNNNNNNNNNNNNNNNNNNNNNNNNNNNNNNNNNNNNNNNNNNNNNNNNNNNNNNNNNNNNNNNNNNNNNNNNNNNNNNNNNNNNNNNNNNNNNNNNNNNNNNNNNNNNNNNNNNNNNNNNNNNNNNNNNNNNNNNNNNNNNNNNNNNNNNNNNNNNNNNNNNNNNNNNNNNNNNNNNNNNNNNNNNNNNNNNNNNNNNNNNNNNNNNNNNNNNNNNNNNNNNNNNNNNNNNNNNNNNNNNNNNNNNNNNNNNNNNNNNNNNNNNNNNNNNNNNNNNNNNNNNNNNNNNNNNNNNNNNNNNNNNNNNNNNNNNNNNNNNNNNNNNNNNNNNNNNNNNNNNNNNNNNNNNNNNNNNNNNNNNNNNNNNNNNNNNNNNNNNNNNNNNNNNNNNNNNNNNNNNNNNNNNNNNNNNNNNNNNNNNNNNNNNNNNNNNNNNNNNNNNNNNNNNNNNNNNNNNNNNNNNNNNNNNNNNNNNNNNNNNNNNNNNNNNNNNNNNNNNNNNNNNNNNNNNNNNNNNNNNNNNNNNNNNNNNNNNNNNNNNNNNNNNNNNNNNNNNNNNNNNNNNNNNNNNNNNNNNNNNNNNNNNNNNNNNNNNNNNNNNNNNNNNNNNNNNNNNNNNNNNNNNNNNNNNNNNNNNNNNNNNNNNNNNNNNNNNNNNNNNNNNNNNNNNNNNNNNNNNNNNNNNNNNNNNNNNNNNNNNNNNNNNNNNNNNNNNNNNNNNNNNNNNNNNNNNNNNNNNNNNNNNNNNNNNNNNNNNNNNNNNNNNNNNNNNNNNNNNNNNNNNNNNNNNNNNNNNNNNNNNNNNNNNNNNNNNNNNNNNNNNNNNNNNNNNNNNNNNNN
The nucleotide sequence above comes from Acropora muricata isolate sample 2 chromosome 12, ASM3666990v1, whole genome shotgun sequence. Encoded proteins:
- the LOC136893070 gene encoding PAXIP1-associated glutamate-rich protein 1-like; this translates as MSETKTNEWNVPSSDDEVSICEDGQNLEDERLKIPLKVLLLYSEIEKRGFIELKVKEFRDDTKQREVQSSALSKEVESQKLHTPADNETKQSKEVEETASAGKLIIEKLDKTPEPSAFDYAEESIDETSHMTRKIPKTERFQRKRVGTLENVISDLKRFRDMNNKGDGETNNKFM